Part of the Triticum aestivum cultivar Chinese Spring chromosome 4D, IWGSC CS RefSeq v2.1, whole genome shotgun sequence genome is shown below.
ATATGGGATTATGTATGATCTTAGATGACCCCATGAACTTTGGCCCGGAATTTAAGGATTGCCAAGTTTTTTGTTGGTGTTGCATGGGTACGCCTAGGGATGTAAGTGGACGTGTCCGTCAAGTGTACGAACTCCCGCATTCATGGTTTTTGTATTAGCTCGGTTTTTAAAAGCAACATTGATTAGTTTATTTTTGCCTTCTTGGATGGTCGTGGGATAGTGTGTAATGTGAAATGTGACAGACGGGTGGGGTGGGGTATCATACGCCCGTCCGTTATGTGAATGTGTTTTCCCCTCGGCCAGTCACCTTTCTTGTCCATTCACGTTTCTTTCTGGACGGATGCGACTATCCTTTTGTGATGTTGCGCAGCAATCATGGCCATGGCCATGAGCTCCCGCTTCCCGGCGCCAACTTAGCCGTTGCTCGGCTCGCCCAACGGACAACGGTCACCTCGCAGTCCCGCGCGCTCAGTATTTAAGCCTACCCCGGCACAGGGCACACCCCTTGTCAAAGAACAAACAAGTAACAACGTCGCAACACCAGCTAAGCACACGACAGACAGCTCCAGCTCTGCTCGGTGCAAGTGCAATGGCGTCGAGCCCCAGCTCCAGCTCCAGCCTGAGGAGCTCCTGCTCCTTCCCCAACCTGCTGCTGTGGCTCCTCAACCTCTCCCTGCTCGCCCTCGCGGCGTCCGCGCTCGGCCCGGCGCTGCTGCTCCGGCCCCGCCCGACGCCCTTCGGCTGGGCGCTCGTCTCCGTGCACGCCGCCACTCTACTCTCCGCCCTCGCGTCCATGTACACgcacctcgcccgccgccgcctctgctGCCACGCTCACGCGGCCCTCGCGGTCACCGCGCTCTGCAGCCACGCGCTCGCCTCCTACGCCCTGCTCCTCCGCCGCGACCGCAGCCTCGCTCTGCTCGCGTCGGCCAGGGACCGGAGGGAGCAGGTCGCGCTGGTGCTCCTGGAGGCGGCGCTGCTGCTGGCCATGTTCCTCGTGCAGGCCGTGGCGCTGGCGGCGGCCTGCGCCGTGGGCCGGCGGTGGGCGAGGGAGCACGAGGCGGCCGAGGCCGAGAAGGCCGCCGCGGCGAGGAAGATGGCGCGCGTGCGGGCCGGCGTGACGCCCGTGGACGAGAAGGGGGCGAGCGGCAAGGTGGTGCTCACGGGAAACGCCGACGAGTGCTGAACGAAGATGTGCCGTGTGTTTAAATAGAGCTGTCGGTCGCTTTCTTTGCATATTGTCTGAACAGCTCTCACAAATACAGTACAGTAATTTGGTTCAAGTTCTACTGTTGAATACAGAAACCAAGCTCAGTTTTCATTTTGTTCTAAAAAAGAAAACCAAAGCCATCAGGAAGAACAAATATTCCACTTGTTATGGTGGGGTGCGCCGGCCCAGGCAGCAGTGCAACGCCTGGGCGACACGCGAGGACCCCAGCAGCAAGCTACTGTGGTGGGCCCTCCCCcataaaaaataaatttaatatcGTTGTGGGCACATGGCCCACATATCAGATATTAAACTGATAAGAACAGATACTACACTTGATCTTAGCCAAAAGGCCGAGAAAGGTATGCTTCTCTCCGTGGCCCTGGGTCTGCTTATATAGCGTGTCTTCCCCTCCCTTCCGCTCTGGctgcgcgaggtgggactaaacgaaAGCGCTGCACCAGCACAGCAGAGGCGCTCCGCTCGGTCGTTTTCTCGGAGGCGAGGCGCTGGTCCGTTTGCTTGGGCCGTTGTTGAATAAGGCCGAGCGCAGATGGGCTGCTGATTCCCGTAACATGGCCTGACAGTGCAACTACACATCTCTGTGTTttcatttctcaaaaaaaaaacatctCTTTTGTTTTCACGCGTACATTACTGTTATTGCTAAAAAACGcatacattatttattttcttctaaaaAAGCATAAGTTTTTTTAGAGAGATTCGTTATTTTTTCTTCTTAAATAAAAAAAATCAGACATTTTGGTTCCTCGCGGTGGGCGAGAAGGTGACGAGGCAATGCATGGATGATCTTTTGTTACGTGTTGCCAACAGTGTTTTCATATCAGGGACACATGTGTCGGGCTGTACAACATCCGTTGCAGAATCGACCCGTATGTGTCGGGTCGGTGGTGGAAAACTAGTAGCAGTTCAGTCGAGGCACGCTCTATGATCCTGTACAAACGTGTGTCTCGGCAAATAATAGTATCTACCCTATAATATCTGGGACTTTGGTCTAGACTTCAGGTCATCCGGTCCGGGTCTTTTCTGCCTTCTGAAACGATCCATGCAACTGCAGGAGCAAAGAATTGCTGACGACAAAGATGGAGCTCAGGGCCATCAGTCCTCCTGCACCACACCCACATCACCAGATGTTACATTATCAAAGTTATTACTTATACAAATGTGACTGAGGAGACATAAACAACCATGGCAACTGTCTTCACCAGATAAACATTACCTGAAAGAGAGGGTGTCATGGCGAAATCAAACTGAGGCAGTAGCGCTCCAGCCGCGATGGGGATGGCCACTATGTTGTATGCCACCGCCCAGGCCAAGTTCTGGTGAACTTTCGCCATGGTTGCTTTAGACAGGGATAGGGCATCCACAACCTGTGCCAGAGAGATGATCGTCATCTATCAATGCATCATGCAACTTGAATTAGTCTTGTAGAAATCAGAGTGCAAAGAATTCTACCTGAGAAAGTCGGTTCCCTAGTAGAACTACTGAAGCTGCGTCAGAGGCGGCATTCTCTTTCGAGTGAGTTCGCATAGCTATTCCAACATCAGCAGCTGCCAAAGAGGGTGCATCGTTTATTCCATCGCCAACCTATGCAAATGATGAATTTTGTCAAGCTCTAATTTTTAAGCTGTGCACAAAACTTAGGTGTGTTTTTGTTGATAGTAGATCAAATATAAAAAACCACAATAAATTACCATGGCAACTCTATGCCCCTCCCCTTGCAAGGTTGATATAATGCCTGCCTTTTCCTGTGGGGTGAGGGATGACCTTCTGTTTTCACTCCTGATTCCAACAGTTTCCCCAATGCCTTCCACTGCCTCTTTCCTGTCTCCTGACAATATATAGGTTGCGATTCCTTCCTGCTTTAGCCTGTAGATTAACCAGAAAAGGAATGACTGTTACACACTGCTTGAATTATAGGGATATAACTGCAAGAGACACATCACTTGCATGACAACAAAATAGTAGCATCCGCAACATTTGAGGTTCTGGCGAGATGAAACCATTTTATAACATTAGAGATCAAATGGGTTTTCAAGTTTAGCACATTTTGACAAGTGGGGCAACATGATAACTTCTGAACATGTTCCTGGCAGTTAGGAGAGTTATATTTGCACTAATATCGCATGCAAAATACATTTACAATGCAAAAGATGCCTCCAGTAAATACCTGTCCACAGTTGATTTTGCATCATCACGTAGAACATCTGAGATAGCAATAGCACCTATTATTCCTTCTCCTTCACGACCAATATAAGCGATTGATTTTGACTGATTCGAAGATGATGCTTCACTAGAAGGCACAAACTCTAGGCGCTTTCCAAGATCACTCAGTTCAGTCGGCGATGCCTTGGTTTCAAAACGATTGTGGACCCAGTCCAAATTACCCACTGCAACCAAACGCCCATCTACTTCAGCCAAACAGCCAAAACCAGGCTGTGTAAGCTGCCCACTTGTCGTTGGAATATCCAGTTTGCACAGTTCAGCCTCCTTCGTTATAGCATTCGCAA
Proteins encoded:
- the LOC123098639 gene encoding uncharacterized protein yields the protein MASSPSSSSSLRSSCSFPNLLLWLLNLSLLALAASALGPALLLRPRPTPFGWALVSVHAATLLSALASMYTHLARRRLCCHAHAALAVTALCSHALASYALLLRRDRSLALLASARDRREQVALVLLEAALLLAMFLVQAVALAAACAVGRRWAREHEAAEAEKAAAARKMARVRAGVTPVDEKGASGKVVLTGNADEC